Genomic segment of Ancylothrix sp. D3o:
GTGCCATAAAGTTCTGCCAAAACTTGGGCGGCAATTGGTGCAACAAGAGCGACCCTTTCAAAGGTAAAATCGGCGCCAATTACACCACGCCAGCCATCGGTACCAAACTTAATCGGAGTATTACCGGCCGGTACAGTTAAAAGTTCAACCATAATTAAATCTGCCTTGCTGTTGAAAATAGGCGGGTCATTGGTAATTAGTCATTGGTCAAGAGTCAAGAGTCAATTGTCCTCCCCCCTTTCAAAGGGGGGGTTAAGGGGGGTGGTCAAGCAGTACAGTACAACAAAATACTAATGACACTCCTACAAAGTACAGACGTTCGCAGCAGTTCGTCTCTACTGACAAATGACACTCGTACAACAGACCAGTCATACCTCCCTCATTATTAATAAAAATCGAGTTTTGGCAATGATTCCCTAAATCTTGATATATTGGTTGGGCGCGTCCCGAAGGTGTTGTTGCAAGAGGAGCAAAAAGTAAAATATGGCCATTTTAATAGGAGATGAACTAAATAACCAAATTATCGGAACCGCACAGGCAGATCAAATCAGCGGTTTAGCAGGAGATGATACGCTGTTTGGTCGAGAGTTGGAAGATTTGTTAAATGGGAATGCCGGTAAAGATGTTGTCTACGGAGAGGCCGGTAATGATACGGTGCGCGGTGGTGCCGATGATGATACGCTGTTTGGCGGCGATGGCAATGATATTGGATTTGGCGATTTAGGAAATGATTTGCTGTTTGCCAATAGCGGGGATGATTTTTTGTATGGTGGCGCTGATGATGATACGCTGTGGGGCGGTCAGGGCAATGATACGTTTGTGGGAGATATCGGTGCTGATTATGCCTATGGTGATTTAGGCGATGATTTATTTTTTGGCAATGCCGGTGCTGATTTAATGGTCGGCGAGGATGGTAAGGATACTCTGCGTGGGGGTCGGGATGATGACTCGCTTAGCGGTGGTAATGATAATGATGTGCTTTATGGTGAATTTGGTAACGATATTATCAGTGGCAATAGTGCTAATGATGTGGCTTTTGGTGGCGAAGGTGATGATACTATCCGGGGAGGTCGCGGGGATGATTCTTTGTTTGGCGATGAGGGTAATGATTCGATTTTTGGTGATTTTGGGGCTGATACTCTCACCGGCGGAACGGGCACTGATGTGTTTGTGATTTCTGCCGGTGCTGGGCCTGAGTTTATTGCTGATTATTTGGATTCGGATGATTTTATTGGTTTGGGTGATGGTGTGACTTTTGCGGATTTGGAAATTAGAGAGGGGATTAATTTGGTGGCTGAAAATGTTTTGAGTAGGTTTACTGTGATTAATGGCCCTGGTGGGAAATTATTGGCAATTGTGGCAAGTCTTCCGTCTCCTAGTTTGCTGACTGAGGATGATTTTATTTTGGTTGCGGATACGGGACTAGGTTCAACCGGTACGTCTGGGGGTGCTTCTACTTTACCTGGTGGAACGAGTTCTTAATTTTGGCAAGGTTTGCGCTTGGGATTGGCAATGATTTTTGCAAAGGATTTTTGCACCATCCCAGCCCTTTTAGTGATGATTGATTTGGGCTGATTATTTATTTTTATGCGCGGCAAGTTTATTGTTTTTGAAGGGGTGGAAGGTTGTGGCAAAACAACTCAATTGCAGAAGGTGCAGGGGTGGTTGGCAGAACTTTTGAATGGTAGGCCGGTTGTGGTGACGAGACAACCGGGGGGGACTGAGTTGGGGGTGCAGTTACGCCGGCTTTTGTTGAATCCTGGGCCTGGTGTGGTGATTCAAAATCGGGCTGAGTTGTTGTTATATGCGGCTGATAGGGCTCAGCACGTTGAGGGGTTTATTGAGCCGAATTTAGCGGCGGGGGCGATTGTTTTGTGTGATAGATATACGGATTCAACGGTGGCTTATCAAGGGTATGGCCGGCAGTTGAATTTGGAGACTATTGAGGTGTTAAACCGGCTGGCAACAAATGGGTTAGAAAGTGATTTAACGGTGTGGTTAGATGTGGATGTGGCGGTGGGTTTAGGGAGGGCGAAAAAGCGGGGTGTGGCTGACCGGATTGAGCAGGCTGATTTGGAGTTTCACCGCAGTGTCCAAAACGGTTATACTGAGTTGGCAAAAATTCATCAAAAGCGGATTGTGCGGGTGGATGCCGGTGGATCTGTGGATGAGGTTTTTGGGGAAGTTAAAAAAATTTTGAGTGGGTATTTTTTGAAGTGGGGTTTTTTGGGGGATTAAGGAATGAGTTTTAACCAGATTTGAATAGGATTATTGTTTGGGGATGAGTAAGGAAGAGGGTTTTTTTGAGTTGTTAGTGGGTCAAACTCAAGCGGTGGAGTTGTTGGTGCAGGTGGTGCGCCAAAATCGAATTGCACCGGCTTATCTTTTTGTGGGCCCGGAGGGGGTGGGGAGAAGTTTGGCGGCGCGGTGTTTTGTGCAGTTGCTTTTTTGTTTTGATGCGGCAGAAAGTAAGGATCAAAGTAATATTAAAAATCGGGTTTTTCAGGGTAATCACCCGGATTTGTTGTGGGTGGAACCGACTTATTTACATCAAGGAAAACGGCTTTCGGCTGCGGAGGCGGAGGAGGCGGGGGTGAAGCGAAAGGCACCGCCACAAATTCGTTTGGAACAAATTCGAGAAATTGGGCAGTTTTTGAGCCGGCCGTCTTTAGAAGCGTCTCGATCTGTGGTGGTGCTTGAGGGTGCTCAAACGATGGCGGAGGGTGCGGCAAATGGGTTATTAAAGACTTTGGAAGAACCAGGAAATGCAACGCTGATTTTAATTGCGCCGGCGGCGGAGTCGCTTTTACCAACTTTGGTTTCTCGTTGTCAGCGGATACCTTTGCAACGGTTAAATAAGGGGGGGATGAAAGAGGTTTTGAAGAAGGCCGGTTTTGAGGAAATTTTGGGTGAGAAGGTGATTTTGGAATTGGCGCAGGGAAGTCCGGGGGAGGCGATACGTTGTTGGGAACAATTGCAGACAATTCCGGCAGAGTTATTGCAAAAGCTTACAGAATTGCCAAAAAGTCCCCGCGATGCGCTTGAGATGGCGAAGGAGGTTGATAAGGTTTTGGATACGGAGGCTCAGTTATGGTTGGTGGATTATTTGCAGCATTGGTACTGGCAAAAGTTATCGTTGCGGGGTTCTGGTGAGTTGGTGATCAAACAGTTGGAGGAGGCGCGGAAAAATCTTTTGTGTTACGCGCAGCCGCGTTTGGTTTGGGAGTGTACGTTGTTGGCAATTTGTCAAGGTGCGGTGGCGGGCCGGTGAGGGGGAGAAATAGAGAATAATTTTACAAATAATTTTAGAAACCGGTTTCTTAATATCATCTCTGTCAGCCAACAAAAGCTATCGCAGTAAACCGGTTTCTTTGCTTGGTTGATGTGGGGGGCGATTCCCTCCGGGACGCTTCGCGAACGCGCATATTATTTTGCTAATATGCTTGCTAATATGCGGGTTCAAGAGATTGGTAAAGTTAGACCACTTTCAGGCAAGCTAGAATTGCTGAGAACAAGATCCTCAACCTCTCTAATTTGATTCCAATCAATTACGGCCACCCAAAGACTTTCCTCCTCAGAATATTGCACTTCTCCATCTGCTTCTAAATCTTCACTATACAGGGTCAGCAATTGACCCTCTTGCAGCTTAATATTGTGACGACTCAAATCAGAAATCGTACCAACAGAATTAAGCCGAATCCGACCTTGTTCATCGGCATTATGAAAGTCGGCAAAAATTTTATGAGCGCTCATAAAGTTACTTTAATTAGGATGATTGTTTCGCTGGATTGGGAATAGTTGGTGTCAGGAGAAAGCTGCATAGAAATCCGGTTTTTTTGTTTGGTTACTTAACTTTTTGGTAGGGTGCGTTAGTCGGCAATAAACTTAATATTTTTACCGATATTTAAAAATCCGCATAATGCACCATTTACAAATATAAAGGTACCTTATGCGGATAGAAATATTATTAATTGTATGCCTAAAAATTTTTCCGTCTACCCCACAGTATCACGTCCTATGAAATTACTACAGAAAAATTTCAAGTTTTAGTCAAAATCGCCAAATATCTACTTTGATTTCACCATTGTGATACGCTCTGTGACAGTCTGGGCAAAGCGTCATCATATTCTTTAAATCCGCTGGTCCACCCTCACTGTAAGCAATAACATGATGTCCATGTGCGACTTCTCCGATTTTACCGCAAATTTCACATTCGTTCCCATCCCTCTGTTTAACTAATTTTTGTGCTTTTTGGTGTTCTTTCGGTCGTTTTTGACTGGCCACATTACTCACCTTTTATTTGCTTCTTAGAGGAACCTTTGTTTTGCTTGTTAGAGGAACCTTCAAAGACTTCTGGATTTGCCCCTAGAATAGAAATATCACTATTGGGAGCTTCGGACTTGACTGTCTTAGCTATCTTATTAGCGATATCTATGTAGTTATTCTCATCCAAATTGTTGACAGTAATTTTAAGAGACTTTTTACTCACTATTTACCTCATTAAGCATTTAAAGAAAATATTTTCTCTC
This window contains:
- a CDS encoding calcium-binding protein, whose protein sequence is MAILIGDELNNQIIGTAQADQISGLAGDDTLFGRELEDLLNGNAGKDVVYGEAGNDTVRGGADDDTLFGGDGNDIGFGDLGNDLLFANSGDDFLYGGADDDTLWGGQGNDTFVGDIGADYAYGDLGDDLFFGNAGADLMVGEDGKDTLRGGRDDDSLSGGNDNDVLYGEFGNDIISGNSANDVAFGGEGDDTIRGGRGDDSLFGDEGNDSIFGDFGADTLTGGTGTDVFVISAGAGPEFIADYLDSDDFIGLGDGVTFADLEIREGINLVAENVLSRFTVINGPGGKLLAIVASLPSPSLLTEDDFILVADTGLGSTGTSGGASTLPGGTSS
- the tmk gene encoding dTMP kinase; the protein is MRGKFIVFEGVEGCGKTTQLQKVQGWLAELLNGRPVVVTRQPGGTELGVQLRRLLLNPGPGVVIQNRAELLLYAADRAQHVEGFIEPNLAAGAIVLCDRYTDSTVAYQGYGRQLNLETIEVLNRLATNGLESDLTVWLDVDVAVGLGRAKKRGVADRIEQADLEFHRSVQNGYTELAKIHQKRIVRVDAGGSVDEVFGEVKKILSGYFLKWGFLGD
- a CDS encoding DNA polymerase III subunit delta', which codes for MSKEEGFFELLVGQTQAVELLVQVVRQNRIAPAYLFVGPEGVGRSLAARCFVQLLFCFDAAESKDQSNIKNRVFQGNHPDLLWVEPTYLHQGKRLSAAEAEEAGVKRKAPPQIRLEQIREIGQFLSRPSLEASRSVVVLEGAQTMAEGAANGLLKTLEEPGNATLILIAPAAESLLPTLVSRCQRIPLQRLNKGGMKEVLKKAGFEEILGEKVILELAQGSPGEAIRCWEQLQTIPAELLQKLTELPKSPRDALEMAKEVDKVLDTEAQLWLVDYLQHWYWQKLSLRGSGELVIKQLEEARKNLLCYAQPRLVWECTLLAICQGAVAGR
- a CDS encoding HNH endonuclease signature motif containing protein, encoding MSNVASQKRPKEHQKAQKLVKQRDGNECEICGKIGEVAHGHHVIAYSEGGPADLKNMMTLCPDCHRAYHNGEIKVDIWRF